The genomic window TGGATAGCAGAATAGGATGTAGTCGGAGATCCATTTGGAAACCCCCTGGTGCAGAACACTTGTCCCCTGATTCTTTCCATTAGAGCGACAAATAGTCCTGGGGATTTCCTGACTGGTTTTGTTCTGTGTAGGTAAAAGGCCAAGGCTCACTGCACATCAAGGGCATGGAGTCTCTCTTCCTCTGAGGAAGCGTGCCGTTTAGGGAAAAACACAGGTAAGTAAGTGGATCGACTAGTTCAAGTGAAACTCTGCAAGAACCTTGGGGGAAATCTGTACAAAATGCTAGAACTGTTTACAACACGAAATCCTATTTTAAGGGCCAACGCTGAAGCTACAGACAGAGAGGTTCTGATCCGGACGATGAGGTGACGGAGAGGCGGCTGGTCTGCCCTGCCATTTATCCCCTCGGTTGGAGGCAGGTGGTCAGCCAGGGTGCATGTGCAGACCAATGgacactactttcaaattctccagcTCTGGACGCATGGTGCACATTCataacccacagtggaatacaatagggaccatcacttgaagaaatGTTCAAGCAGAATTAAGGAGGACTGGTATTGTCACATATGTCCGTCCAGCAACATGGCTTCCAGCAGCAGTAGGTTCAGAGCAAGCTTCATTTTAATACGTAATGCAAAGCTGGGAGTTTTTGCGGTGAGACGTGTCACATCACATGTGCTCTGGGGTTCTTGCAATGAGGAAAAAAGGATGCAACTATCTGAGACTCTGGGtggataaaaacaaaaacaagtcttTGATCTTGCTGTCTCTTTGCAGACTGGGAGACCTGTCTGAGTAGGAACTGCAGGAGTGGGCCTTGTGGCCCAAACTGGACCCTCTGATGGGAGGGGATAAGCATTAGTAGTCTGTAGCCTGAAGTCCACAGAGATTCTACAGGAAATAGAGGGGATTATCTGGCTCCAAGGCTGGGTCCAGATTAACATGCTTGGGGAAAGTTTCCCCAAAAATGCAGGCACAACAATTAAGACTGCACTGGCGGATCCGGTGTTTTTAACCTCTGAGTTGTCTAACCGTACTCAAAAGGAGGAGATCTAGCAAGCAGCAATAAAGATACCTGAGCCTCGTCTACACTAGCACTCTCACTCCTGCTACCAGAGGTGGAGCTCCTGTAGCAGCTGGAGAGTTCCCAGCGAATGCCAGCACAGACAGGGCTTAGATTAGTAAGAGTTCTACCAATCACTCTGGTGTCATGGTTTGGCAAAACAATAGCAAGACATTCAGCAAGAACGACTTCCGTCTGGAGATAAAGCTAGCGAACAGGACAGACAACAATGGCTCCGCGTTCCCACCAAACTAAATATTCCAAAATGCATTTCTGACAAAGCAGGGGCACACAGGCAATTAAGAGAAATAAATTTGCACAATAATACATCTCTGAGAGGCAGCATCTTGATTCCTGTCATTACAACTTTGGTGCCCTGCCCACATGTTTAGAAGTACAGAGTTCCCATAGCACCTTCCAAGTTGCATATTTTAAAAGCGTATCTCGCTTATGCAAATCAAAGGTGTTACGGTCAGagatacaataataataataatgttacattttaaccttgttttttcttttctttttttttttaaagaaagttggTGACTTAACTGTGTTTCTGTCTCTGTGGGAGATTAGGGTATTTGAACCAGTTTTGGCTTATCACATAGATATGAATGAGGCATATTACAAAGGCACAGGTGTCAAAACCAAGAACATTCTTTTAATTAGACAccccaataaaaaaaaacagttaaattTATGCATTTTCCCCTTCGTTAAGAGACTAGTTATTTTCATTGTTTGGAAAGGTTTTAGTGCAGTGAttctacagcaacagaaaaaaaaataaactaaaaaaaggcacaaacttttttttcctttcacttttGCTAACACTTTATAATGGTCTATTTTTACTCAAGTTAATAAATCACTGAAAGCAGCAAGAAAATATTATGCCAATTTCTGTACACTATACAAAAACCCCTACCCTCCACTTCAGGAGAAATGTACAGCATagaaagacttttaaaaaatagatagTAGCCCGCAAAGAAATTGTGTTAATTAAGCTCTCTTGAAATAGTGCCCTCCATTATCTACTTTCTCCCTTTATTACTGGGACAATATACCTTAGGGCACTGCCATTTTATGTATGGTATAGATTGAGGCAGGCAGAAAGCCAGGGCTGAGAGTGTGAATTGCTTAACAGAGTAATAGCACAAAATCTTCTGACTTGGATGTGCCTACACTTACTCCCTGGTACCCCTCACCCTGCTCACTCCTGGATCTGGTATTGCGTATGGAAGCTGGAATCTCTTCTCCATCCCTGCCAGCTAGAAGCAAGAGCAGACAATGAATGAAAGCGCTGGGCTCAGGAGACTAACCTCACGCCCTCTCATTAGGCTCCAGTTTCTCTACTGTGAAAGCTGCCTTTCTCCTTAACACTTGCTAAGCATGTGCAGGCTTCCTCCCTATTGAAAGAAGCACCCACGGAGATGCTCCCGCCCTTGGTAAGCAGGAATTGCATGGACACTCCTGAGTTTGGCCCTCCTGTCTAACAGGCCAGTACCATGGGCTACCAGCCAGTTAAGAACTAATGAACTCTGGACCTTTACATTGATGAATCTCAGTGCAGGAAAGACGAAGACCTTGGACTGCAAGTGAAAGGCTAGTGTTTCAATTTCCACTTCATAATATAATTCACGTGTGTTCTCTGTCCCACTTCTTACTAGTTAAGCCTTCTGTCTGGTCTTCCTTTCATTCTTTCTAGTACCCTTCTTACTTGTCTCCACTATTTGATTTGACAAGGATAAATGTGTTCCCTCCTCTCTGAAACTCTCCTACTTAGTTGCCTCTACTATAGTTATAAGTGTTAGGAACATACGTTCAGTCCCTTATCAATTTTATCATGATTTTCTTTCCCCCACCTCACACACAATACTTCATAGAATAGTAACTTTGTTTTTCAGGAACTTAAGTTAAAGGGGGTTTCCCTTTAAATGTAATAAGATAGCTGGATCCCACCACCCACCCAAAATTAAGTGCAACCAGAAATGTTTTTAATATTTCTGATACCACATTATAAAAAATTAAAACCTACTGATTTTTCCCCGACATAATTCATGCAAAGTTGTTATTTGTTTAAATAAGTTATAAAATTGGTATTTCAGGCTAGAAGAAGCTGTAGTCTTGGTTATTCTTTTGTTggcaggcactgtacatacatatTAGGTACAGACACATGCCGAATCTGCTTTGCATTGCTTTTTGCATTGTACAATTCACAAATCTGACATTAAAGCAGTTAGTTACCTTTTATGGAAGGCTGCAGTGAGGCCACCTACAATTATTAAACAGCAGCTGGTTAAGATAATATGTATGCTTCCCCCCCTACACTCCCAAAATGCAATTATCTGTCACACATTGCTTGTCTGAAGTGTTTAGATTTGTTGCTCACATTAATGTGCAAATGTGTTGCCATAGAAACTGCAGCCTCCATTATGCTTCAATGACACCATTCAGCAAAAgccaaaacaaatataaaattaaaaaaaaaattaaaaaaaaaaacaaaaaccccaaacaaacaaaaaacaaacaaacccagaagGCAGCAAAGAGAAACTCCAATGCACATGCGGAAGTCTGGCCCAGGACTGCAGGTTATGCATGGATATAGAACAGCACAGGAGATATTTAAGTTTGATCTTACTTTACAATATGTTACAATGGGGCTCAGAGTTCAAATGGTTCAAGTCTGTTTGCTGGCTTAGGAAGGAAAATGAGAATGGAGGAAAAAGTCATGGTTACTGGATGCACCAAGGTTCTTTCAGATATTTGGCAGAATGAGGCACATCCAAAAAAAGTGCAACACCAGTGCCTGGATGGCAGTGCTGTGTGTTTGAGTGCGTGCACACACTTCCTCTTCATGCATTGTAGCAAGcgttttttttcacattttctttgAAAACTATTAACCAGTAATTTATAGTAAGATGAATGCATATTCTAGTTACTGGTGCATGAAATACTGAGAAATGCATTCAAGTAATATTTCTGCACTTACTGTATTATGAATGTCATCACTACATTATCTTACATTTGACAAAAAAAATACTATGTACACCAGACCAGTGGTACTATTATGTTTGTAAGTTTCTGTGCTTTATGTAGGTACCTGGGTAAGATTGGAACAACAGGCTGTAGGGTCCACTCTGACCTGCCAGGTCATTAACACTGTATGCATTAGGAGAGCAGTACTTCCAGCCTCAGCAGCACCACCACCTACAGCATGCGAGGAAGGATCCTTATTTTGTACAATCAAGCTGTacaaagcaaattaaaaatgaaatgagggaacgaaacaaacacaactgaaaacaaaaataatgaaaaaaaaggGCAATTTTGGGGGGATAggagaaaaacttttttttgcttttgtttctatTCTTCGCGCAGCTGCAGGCGGTAGCGGTGGTAGCGAAGCTGGAAAAACATTCTCTCTAGTATGGAATGCGTCATCCCAGGGAGGGTGTAGTGTTCAATGATGCCCACATGTTTGAACCCTAAGGATTCATACAGCTTGTGGGCTGCCACCTTGACAGCCGTGGTTCCCAGTATAATGGAGGAATAGTTGTTGAGCATGGCAAACTCCAGCACTTTGCGGCCCAGGGCCTTGGCAATCCCTTTACCCCGGAAGTTGGAATCTACGGACATGCGGCGCAGCTCCACGGTGTTGTCTTCCTCGTTGCCTCTTGCAGCCACGATTCCCACCACGTTTCCGTCCAACACAGCTACCCAGAAGCAGGAGCCTACAGAAGACAAAGCAGAATCTGAAGCTGAAGAATGCAACTGCCCTTCTGCATAAGCCTACCTGGGCTTAATACATCACTTTAGGCCCACAGACCCAGATTATAAaagtactgaaatcaatgggagttgggcacccaaCCTACTTAAGTGCTACTGAAAATTCTACTGGGCACCTATCTGcctatttaggtgcttaaatacctctGTGCATCTGGCCCAAAATTGCTTTCTTAAGACTGGTAAGAGATTGTTATTGCCCAAGAGGGAGATGTGTAAAAAAATATCTCCGCCAATTTGAAATATCAGACTTCCTGTTTGAGACCAAAATTGTAAAGGACATTAGACAATACACCAGTGTAAAGTGACCAGGGGAATTTGTTCTCAACCTGCTCCAAGATTTAATTCTCAGGTGAAAGCCTAAAAATGTGTCAAACTCAGGGGCTCACTTTTCCTAAATCATATGGAAATGGTGAAATGGAACCATCCCATATGCCACCCTGCCCTATTAGAAAGTTATCTGGTACAAGGGTGTTGCACTTATTCCAGTAAAGCACACAAAGGGAATTTATTAACTCTCCCTAACACGTCAACATTACATATCTTCGGTTTCTTGGAACGGCCTTAGTTAGAGGGTGCTCTGTGTCAAAAACAGCTGCAAAATTAGTTTCTTTATTGTAGgttttactgaaaaattccttATTTGATGTAACCAGCATTGTCAAAGGACTATTTCCATGGGACATGTGAATAACTTGTGTACAGTATAAATTAGGATAAACCGAGTAGCCGTGCAGCCAGCCGCCTTCAGCTGTGGTCTCAAAGCCAAGCAGGGCTGGGTGCACGGAGTCCTTGGACAAGAGCTCAACAAGAAAACCCCAGTAGCTGGAGGAAGTTATGTTAATGATTTAGTAGGCAGCATTCTTCCCCGCTGAGTCAATAATGAACCAGAGCCCGTCACAGTGTTCAGGAGTTACTGGGGATATTGTTGCCTTTCAGGTGAAACGTAAAACCAGTCATGTCATTTAGTGTCCTACAGTGCTTCCCTCCTAGAACATGGGATGTTGATCCTAAGCAGAGGTCAGAATTCCCATTGAGTACTTGCAGTCTGTCTACTTAAAATTTCCATGGCATTGTCAACTGCCTACGACTTATGTGGCTTTGGAAAAAAGACAGGTTAAGTAAATGTCCTGGCCCATATGAAACTGAGACCACCTTAGGCAGGAAAGCTGGGTGCGGCCATAGCTGTACCTTGTCTTTGTAAAAGACCATATAGGGCGGTTCTGAGGTGAGCACCCTAATCTCAGAGACCTGGCAGATGCATGTTATTGCAACCAGGAACGCGACCTTCCAGGAaaggagaaggagaaagaagGAAGTCAGAGgttcaaaggggtgggggggtcccgtGAGTTGTGACAGCACAAGATTCAGGTCCCATGGAGGAACATGGCCCCTGACATGCGGGTAATGGAACTCAAGGCCCTTTGAGGAACCTGGCAGTCATATCCTGAGCGAAAACCGACCTACCCTCAAGCAGCGGATGTAAGGCTGAGATGGCAGCCAAGTGAACCATGACAGATGAAAGAGATAGGCCTTGGAGCTTGAGATGTAGAAGGTAGTCCAGGGTTAACTGCAGTGAGGCTTGCTCAGGCTGAATGCCTTTATCTGAGGTCCAACAAGCAAACCGCTTCCATTTAGCCAGGTAGGTCGccctggtggagggctttctgctgcccAACAGGTCCTGCTGGGCACCAGCCGAGCACTCCCGCTCCTCCGCATTTAACCACGCAGCAGCCAAGCCGTCAGGTGCAGTGCTGCCAGGTTTGGATGCAGAGGACTGCCATGGTTCTGGGACAGCAGGCATGGCCTGAATGGCAGCTGTAACAGAGCAGCAACCGAGAGGTCCAGCAGCGTGCTGAACCAGCGCTGGCACGGCCTAGCTGGTGCTATGAGGATCACCCCACCCTGTCCTGTTTGATCTTCATGAGGACTCTGAATTAAACGGCACTAGGGGGAAGGCGTAAAACAAAGCTCCCAACCACAGGAGCAGAAAAGCATCCAGCAGGGAGCCTCTGTCAATCCCCTGAaagtggcatttcctgttcttccTGGATGCGGACAGGTCCATCTGGAGAGTctcccacctctggaagatgatgCTGACCACTTCTGgatggagagaccactcgtggcgAAAATCATGCTGAAAATCATGAGAAAATCATGCTGAGGCAATCTGCCAAAGCGTTCCTGGCCCTGGGGAGACATGCGGCTATGAGCAGGATGTTGTGTTGTATACAAAAGTCCCAGAGCCTGAGGACTTCTTGGCAAAGGGCAGACGATTTGGCTCTGCCTTGCTCGTTGATATGGAACATAGCTTCTGTATTGTCTGTCAGGACCTGGACCACCCTGCTTTTTATGTGAGGTAGGAAGGCTTAGCAGGCCAGACAAaccgctctgagctccctgacgttgatgtgtaGAGAGTGATCGTGACTTGACCAACGACCTTGCGTGCTGAGATtgcccaggtgggctccccatccCAGGTCCGAGGCATCGGAGATGAGAGTCACCGATGGGGAAGGAGCTGCAAAGGAAACTCCCTCCAACTCAGAAGCAGGATTCTGCCACCACGTGAGTGATGACAGTAAATGGTCCAGGACCCTGACCACACAGTCCATGCTGTGTCTGTTGGGAATGTAGACCAATGCCAGCCACGTCTGCACGTGCTCCAGGAAAATGGAAATATGCGTCCTTTAACTTGAGGGCAgtgtaccagtctcccggatctaGGGAGAGAATAATggaggccagagagaccatgccaaacttcaacttcttgagagacTTGCTGAGGTGGCACAGGTCCAGAATGGGCCTGAGACCCCTTTTGCTTTGGGGAtaaggaaatagtgggagtagaGCCCTTTCCCTTTCAAGTCTGGAGCGACCTCCTCTACCACCCCAGGTGTAAGAGATTCTCGACCGCTTGAATGAATagctgctcatgagaagggtccct from Mauremys mutica isolate MM-2020 ecotype Southern chromosome 5, ASM2049712v1, whole genome shotgun sequence includes these protein-coding regions:
- the NAT8L gene encoding N-acetylaspartate synthetase isoform X2 — encoded protein: MHCSSPKMVCETKIVAEDHESISGPKKDAIIVSSSQMWPSSSGSPSSSSASLSGVEGDFKKDNVYIREFHPSEQEVVRRIFYEGIMERIPNTAFRGLKHQPLIQLIYGIFASSCFWVAVLDGNVVGIVAARGNEEDNTVELRRMSVDSNFRGKGIAKALGRKVLEFAMLNNYSSIILGTTAVKVAAHKLYESLGFKHVGIIEHYTLPGMTHSILERMFFQLRYHRYRLQLREE